The window CAGTCGAAGGGTTGCCCTTCTCATCGCGCATTGTGCCATTCTCAAAGATGGCGTTGATGGTGCGATCGCCAGTTAATTCGGTTGCAGGCAGAACGCTAAATGCATCTTCAGTCCAGACACGGCTTTTCTGCGCTCCTTCACCACCAGCTGCAAACCCATAAAGGAAGCAGTCGATACACATTTCACAAGGAGCGTTTGTGTTAAGCGCACAGATAGCATTGCTCTTAGGCGCAGTGTAAAGCAGACCATTCGATCGCAAAAACTCTCTTCCTTTCCGTCGCTCTGGCGCAATCTGCTTACGTTTCGTCATGACTAGACGAGGAATCGATTCAGTGTTTTCAATCCCTGCCTGAACATATTCACTGCACATCGGTTCGCCTGTTCCTTCCGTGCGGAAAATCGTTTCTGATTGTGTAGTGCGAAAAACGACAACCCCGATCGTGCGACCTTTAGGAAAGTTTTCGTAGCTGGATGCGAGAAATGGTTGCAACCTCTCAATTGTCATTGGAATAACTCCTATTTTGTTACAGTTTCTAGTTCAGTCTGGGCAGGTTGAGTTTGAGCTTTCAATTCTTGACGAGCTTGTTGTAAGAAGAACAGATAAGCTGCCTCTAGTGTTTTGCTGTCGGTTAATAACCGCTCTGGGCGGGAGTGATAAACGTCCTCAAATAGCTGGCGCAACACTTGATAAAACTGTTTAATCTGCTCATATTTTGTTGCGCCAACTCCGTGTTCTCGAATGCGATCGAGCCGTTCATGATATTCCTGCACGAGTGCAGCAAAAATCGTTTCCCAATCCATGTGGGATTTTCGCGATCGCACGGCTTTAATAAATTCAGAAAAGGGTTCAGCCTGTGACGTACGCCGAAAGGAACTACCACGCAATTTGGCTACTTCGGCAATATGCGCCGCTTGTTTGAGATAGTGTGAAACGCGATCGTGTTCTTCTGACATGAGGCTCCTTAATAGAGTTGTTAAAGGTTCTCGAATACGAGTCCAGATGATTTCCAGGTTTGGATCATCCTGTTCCCGCAAAATCCACCGTAACAAGACGTGATAGAGGTTAAGGGGACGTTGAGCGGCACGAGCCAAATCGTAAAGACAGTCATCTTTCTTCTGAAGGCTGGCAACACTAATAACCAGTTTCCCCACGCACTGCAATCGCTCTAAAACCTCTTCCGCAGTTATGCTAGTTTTTTGTTCCTGCTGCGATAGATGCCCTTGCCGTTGATAAATACCCGAACCAAGCAAAGGTTGCAATGCAGAAGGAAGCCCCTCAACTCTGCCAAATATCTCCCACTCTGGTTTAACTTCTAAATTGGCACTTAAAATAAAAGGAAAGCCAAAATCAAACGCTAGAGAGAGTTCTAATGCCAAACGTAGCGACTTAAGCAAAGCGACTGAACTGTTAACGTCACCCCAAACAACAGGAATGGTAACTGTGGAGAAAGTAAACTCTGGGCGTTTTGGTAGTGAAAACCCCTCGAATTTGTCAGATTCAAACGCTATTTGATTATCACGGTATAACTGCAATTCATTAACTTTAACTGCTCCACCGTCAGCGTTCGTGTTTGCAGTATCTTTAAGCCATTTACGCCAAATGCCCTGGAGCTCAGAACTGGAACCTTTTGGTAGCGAGAAATGTAAATAATAAGTGTGAACTGGGGCTTCACCACCAGATTTTGATTTCTTCTTAGCATTAGGGAAGCCAGCACCAACTTGCATTAGCTGATAACCCAGAGCTGCTAAGGAATCAGCACATCGAACAGGATCACCACTAGAGCCTCCTCGTAGACGATTAGAGAATACTTGTACCTTTGTTTCAGGAGGCATTTGAGGTTTCCTAAGCTCACTGACCTCAGCACGAATAGAACCTAACGATGATCTTTGGCTGGGATTAGCTTCAATATAGGTAGATAGCTCCTCAAAAAAACTCTGCTTGCGTGAAATAGGTAGATTGAGAAGATATCTAACAGCCTCTATCAAGCTCTTTGAGACTTCTGAGGTACTTGTCGTCTCATCTGTTTTTGTCAGACGCATTTGGAAAGATTCTTTTATAGCCTCTTGAACACCATTCATTCTCCGTGTAGAAGCCTTACCTGCAAATAAACAGCGTCCATATTGTTCTTCAAATGCCTCTAGAGCTTTGCACTGTTGATCTGATAAGCCCATGTGATTAGAAATTCTTTTCCAAACCTGGTTTGGTGTGAGTTGTGGCTTGACTTGCCGATAACTGACATATGCTGCCTTCAAACCTTCAGAGATAGCGAACTCCTCAGCTGTGGAAATAGGAACCAAGCCCATTTTGGCTGCATGAGTAACTGCATCCTCACCAGCTTTTCTACAGTATTTTTCAATGGATTCTGCTACTTTGCTAGCCTTGTAATTTGAGTATTTCTTAGCTAATAAGATATCAACTCGCTCAAGTGCTGCTTCTGGATCTTGTTGAATAGCTTGATAATCAACCTTAATCCCATTTGTACTTTTGTCTGTGATTAATTGTTCAATGTTGCTACCAAAAACGCGATCGATCCGTTTTTGCCAATACTTCGCGATTTCGATCGTCAAGTCCTCTTCAGGAAATGCTTCACCCTCAAAAATTTGACCGTCCGGATCAATTGCAAGCGTATGTAACCCGTGTTTGTGCAGAACTTCCTCACAAGCAAACAGTAGTAATGATGTTAAATACCCTCGATCTTCTGATAGCCTGACCTTGAATAGTCTGCTAGGACGACCAAATGCAACTGTTAATTCGTTTTCAACTTTCCGAATCCGCTTATCTTCTTCAATGCCCAAATCAAAGAGATCGCCACCAATCAGCATGGCTGACCAGCGTTTAATTTGATCTTTAACCTGGGGATCTTCTCCGATAAAACGCATTCCATCTGAGTTGTTATGACCTGAATGGCTCTCAATCAAGCGACGAACGAGTTCTAGATCGTCGTCTGTCTTCACTAATTCATCTACACCTGCTCGGCTGAGTTGTTCTTTTAGGAAGGAGCGATCGCGTGCCAACTTTTTAACACTACCCCCACCTTCAATTAACTTGTTCAAATCATGAACAGCCGTTGCAGCCAAAATCAAAGTCCGTTTCTCTTCAGATACTTTTGCAATTTTGCTGACAGTAAGAACAAATTGACAAGCTGAATCTAAATGTTCAGCTAAAGTTCGCCCTTTACGCGATCCATACTGTCCATGCGCTCCATGTAACTCATACAGAGTAGGACGAATCTCTTTAAAGTAGAGTTCATCTAAACCCTCTGGTTCTTGCTTTAAGAGTCGATGACGCTTCAACATCTCAGTTCTATTCTAATAGTTGAGTCTGTAGTGACAGAGTGATTAATGAGATGAACGCTAAACAGTATGAAAATCTCTCTATTTTGAATCGCCTCTGGTAATATTCCCGTCTAGCAATCACTCTAACTAGAGCGTTTGGTAACAGCGATCGCCCGATACTCATACTGGCGATCGCTCCCCCTACGTTTTTCAATTTGGTAGCCATGTTTCTTAGTAGCAATATGCATCGTTGCAGAAAAGCGGTGCCCCACTTCCTGCACCAGTTCCCCAGTTGAATGCCAGTGCCCATCACTCAGAACTGAAGACAACCGTTTCAATTGTGTCATCACAAACTTCCTGGGTAAACCGCCATATCTGCACTTAAAGCTAGTGCTGTGATAAAATATGCTTACAAAACGAAGTATCACACAGACTTCTAAGAAGTGCAACTAAATTTCTTGATCTTCTCTCAAAATGCCTAGAAAGAAGGAAACGTTAACGCTATCTGTTCCGCCCGGTACAAAAGAAAAGCTAGAGGCGATCGCTGGACGGTTAGACTTGCGTTGGGGTGAAAGCCCTAGTGCCTCAAAATTAGTTGCAGCAATTGCTCAAGAAGAAGTAGAAGTTGGAATGTTTCGCCCTTTGATCCCAGGGCAGATTGATGCTTTACGGCAATCAGTCAAACTTCTGATTGATGCAGGCTGCATCGAAGCAGCAAAAAGTGTAATTACAATCTTGTTAGAGCAAGGAGATCTAGAAGCTCCATTACGACAAACGTTGCTGCAACAACTTACCCAGTCGATCGCTGCATGGCGAGAGCAAATTGACCAGTACATCGCACAAAAGCAGCCATTTTGGGTTTCCTACCGTAACTCACAAGGAACATTGCTTGAATTTAATGCGCGTTATGCCGAAGTTCACTTCCAAGAAAAGCGTTTCTATTTACAAATTTGGTGCGAAGAAACGGCGGATGTTGAAGCAGATATTCCTGATTTACCGGAGCTTTGGCACAACCGCTGCCTCCGGTTCGATCGCATTCAGGACATTCAGCCTATTGAAGGAGAATGGCGAGGAAAACTTGATTCCATAAAAGTGTACTTACAATTTAAGGGATGGATGGCCAATGCGTATGAACCTAAGCCAGGGGATGATGAAAATCTAGTCATTGGTGATGTTCGTCAAGTTGCCCGTCGAGTTGCTAATCCCTTCTGGCTCATTCGAGAAGTCTCTCGCTACTGGGAAAATTGTGAAATTATTGCACCAGATGCGCTGCGCGACCGCTTCCGGCAAAAATTTCAAGCTCTATCAGCCCTGTACGATGTCTAAATTCTCAAAATCACCGTGTAAAGGTACTGAAACCTTGAAAGCCTATATTCATGGAACCTATGCACTCTACTCATAAGACATCATTGTAAGATTCTGCATCAATTGCTCAGTAGGAACCCAACCCTGGTGCACATGGAGAGTGTGATGAACCCCGTTTAATGTGGTCGCTGCAAGCACTTTACCTTGCGCTTTGGCCCAATCAAACCACTGTTTGAAGTCAGTTGCTAGTGCAGAAGTGGCAGATCCCGCGATAGACAGGCTCCAGCCTTGGGCAATGGCTTGATGTAGATAGGCGATCGGATTACGGATGGAGTGTCGCTGTTGCTGGTGTTGGAGGTAGGCGATCGCGGCTGGGACTCGGTCTGGAAACTGAGCGATCGCTACCTTCAGTGACTTTGGTAGTGAAGAACCGGAGGGCCGCCCGAGCGCTTGGGCGACAGCCTCAATGAGTTCTGGGAATTCTAAGTCTTGATTGTTCAAAAAATTCCCAGAACTAGGGACGCAAGAGTTGTCTTTAGCAGAATTGCTCAACTCGGTACTGGGAACAGAACAGCGATCGCTCGACTTTGGCAACTCGGACAACTCCCCAGCTTTAACGGTTGCCACTGTTTCAACTCTTTCAGCTTCTGCAACAACCACTGTTGCTTGTTCTGAAAAAGAAATCTCTGAAGAGGTCTCTGAATTTGAGGTGCGATTACTTCGCACGTCGAGGCGATCGCTGTTCACGGATCGAGGTGTGATGAGATCGCACAAGTTGCCCGCAAACGCCTGCAATCTCTCATAGTTAATGCGATAGAACATCACGCGCTTGTACTGAGTAAGCCAATGTTGAGCCGTTTGGATGAGACCCAATTTTTTCAGGTTGGCGATCGCTTTTCTTAAGCCGTACTCGCTCATCCAAGGAAACTGTTTTTGCCAAGCTTTGAGGGAGTTATAGATCCACTTCACCCCATTGCTCAGCCAACCCCTCGTTTCCGAGTTGACGGTCCAATAGTGCAGTTGTTGCAGGAATGCCCCTTCATCAAATCCGGTGCCTGTTCTGCCCAGTGCTTGTTTAAGGAGCCCGGTGAGTTGAGGGGGAATGGGAATGGAATTGACTTCCAAGGTTTTGGAGTTCATATTTGTATTTTTCTGATGAGTTCAAAGGCTTGACGGAAGGTGGTTTAACCTAGCTGCTGTGAGTGCTGGGAAGCCGCTCGTTGGAGCCGTCTGCCGGTTCCCCGCACAAGCTGTTGAAGTCGGGTGATTTCTGCCTCAACGGCTTGGCGTTGTTGCTCTAGCACTTCTACTTGATGGCCTCGGGCGATCGCGGCTCTCACTTCTCCCACGACGCGATGGGAGAGATGTTTAGTTTTGACTTTGGGCTGTCCTGAGGGCTTGTATTCTCCGGTCAGCCAGCGCAGTTGGTAGTAAAGATATTGCTTACCGTTCTTGCTCTTGGTGTAGGTCTCAATCCACTGGTCGCGATAAACTTCTCCTTCCTCGGTAATTGCTTGAATTGCCTGAGTTAAGCGATCGCGGTCGTAGTGGAGGGAGTTGAGGAGTGTGAGATAGGTGGGGAGCCAATGAAGTTCTGGGAATGCATCGAGGTCTAAAACGAGAGAATTTCCCAGAACAGCAGGCAAGCCTGAGCCGCCAGGGGAACTAGGGTCGGCAGTGACAGAAGCGAAATATGACATCAGAAACTGACCCACAACTGAGGTGGGTGACAGGATGGATGATGGTTTGGGTCGTTAATTGTTGGCTAGTAGGGAGAGAATTGAGGTTCTATCTCCCTACTGAGGAAATGACTAATCAATGAGAGGGCTGGTTGGTAGAGCGATCGCCACCCTCTTGAGAGTCAAGCGATCGCTCTCCTTTAGAGATGCTTGAGCGGATGCTTAGAACGGCAAAGCCAAATCATGTAAGTCTTTAGAGACCAGCACTAACCACCAGCCATTGTGGTAGCCGAGGGCAACCGTGCCAAAGTCGAAGCGTTTTTGGTCTTGCTCCCAGATCCACATTGCTTGAAGCGCTGAGTCGAGGGTAGAACGGCGTGAGAAGGGAATGAGTTCGGAAACTGCTTGCCCAACCTTTCGAGCAGATCTCTGGATAGATCTTGAGCCGACAGTAGCGTTCAGCCGCTGCTCATCCTGTTGGCATGTAGGGCAGCTAAACCTGATCTGGGTATTGCAGGAGTCAGGGATAGAACGGCATCCTTCTGCATAACCCTGGAGGTAGCTGCTGTTGTTGCAGAACTGCGGGTGATGAGTACGTCGATTTATCCCATCCCGAAAGCCAGCACTAAAAATCTGATCGGGCGCGACAATGGGGTTGCGTCGAGGAAATCTTGATAGCATAGGTATACACCTTTTAACTAAGGGTTATTTGAGGGCGATCGCTGCTGTGGAAAGTGGGCGATCGCTTTCTCATTGGCTCCCTCTGCATCTCTCAACCTGGCTTGGGACAGGCTTAGGCTGCATTAATTACAAGTTCAAAATTTTTGTAAATACGCCGTTTTAGATATGGGCAGTCCAAGTCTTAGGAACAATTAGTTTCCTAGTAGATCAGGTTGTTAAGGAGAGTTGAGACGGCTTAGCTACTGACTCTGTCCTTCTCGTACTGCAATGCTGGAGCAATTATTTACCCTGATTTTCTTCTGGCGGGGTATAGCCGCTTTGTTTAGCTACGTCTTCAAGTATTTTTTCAATAAAGTTTGAGAGCGAACGCTTTTCAGTACTCGCTTGCTTTTCCAAAAAAGCTTTTAATTCAAGATCACAGACAAAAGTGATCCGCTCTCTGTTCGTAGGCACGTCTTGAAAAAATATTGAGTTGTTCATGTTTATCGTATCCCCTACGCTGAACTTCATTGAAACTCTCTGCAAAAGTTCAGAACCTCGTTGACTAAGTTCTGAACCTAATCTAGCATGATTCGTATGAACTAGGCGCAACTTTCTTATCGTCTACCCACGCCGCCAGTTGCTATCTACGAACATTTTTTAAGGGCTTACGAACATGACTAAATACCTTGATGTATTGGCTTTTAAGCCGATCGCAGACCCGATTACCGATTCCCAGGAAACGCAACTGCAACCCACTCAGGAGCCTTTGAGCCCAGAAGCTACGACTTCCCTTATCACTTCTCACGAAGGTGGTGCGAATTCTCATTTAGTCCTGTGGCGACCGAGCGAGCCGCAGTTCACGAAAGCGATCGCGGAGTACTACGGCGTATCCCGCAAGTCTGTCCAGCAGTGGTTTCAAAAGATCAAAGAAGCGTGCCCTTGGTTTAGTGAGGTGGATTTAAGACTGCCCGACGATCGCTACACCCCGCTTTGCATCGAACTCATGGGTGATTACCGTCTCTCAGGGCTACCGCTTGAGGCTTGGAAAGCTAAAGTTTGGGAGCAAAACCCAGACCTCGTGGCGGCTTATCAAATCTCAAAGCCGCCTGCTGAGCAGGTTCAAACTGCTGCTCCCACCACCGCTATCACGCTAAGGCCCTCCGAGACCCCGATCGCTGTGCCGCAGGTTGAAAGCTTGAACCTGAGCGTCATTGACTCCACTCAACGGCTGACCGAGGCGATCGCGAGCTTAAACACGACGCTGCAACAGTTTGTGACCAACGACCAAACGCTGGAAGCTGCTTTAAGAGAACAGGCTAGCCAGAAGGGCACCCGTCTCGGCACTGAACTCGCCATTACCGAAGTCGGCAGCATGGTGCAAGCCACGGAAGCGGTTCGGGTGGAACTGGCAAAAAAGTTGGGTCTGCTGTCGAATCCCAGCGAATCTCCACCGTCCCCCTCTATCTGATTGTCCTGGTCCTCGCGGTTGCTGTGCTAGGTGGCTGGGCTTGGATCGGGGGCGATCGCCCAACGCTCAGCCTAGAAAACCCCTGCCCTAGGCATTCACTGTTTTGTCCTAGTGACTAATTATCCACTAGGACTCATTTCCTGAGGTACCCCCAATGATTACCACCGAAATTCAACTCCCCGACTCGCTGTTTGACCAGCTCCAACAGGTACTCAATATGCATCCCACCCTGTCTTGGGATGCGGTCCTCTGCCAAGCCCTCGATGCCTACTTGCCGCAACTCGTGGACTCAGAGCCTCAAGACTCTAGTCCGCTTCCTTAAATCCTCACGCCAGGAGACTTCAAGGCTATGACGCCCAATCCTTACCTCCAACACCTGATTGCAGACCCAACTTTCGGTTATCTCTTCCCCCATCGCTTGACTTTAGCGGCTTTCGGGGTGCCGAATGACTATCATTTGCGCAAGCACTACCCGCGCCTTGTGGAAGGCCAGCATTACCTAAAAATCCGAGGAACGGACCATGTGGAGCGCTTGTTCTACACTCTGGTGGGTTTGTTGATGCTTGCGGATCTCGTCAATACCCCCCAGTCACAAGCGTTTAAGCAAGCTTTAGTAACGCACACTCAACCTCCGGGAGCGATCGTTCCGGCTCCCAGCCCTTCCCTCACGCCATACCCTTCGGGTGGTGCCGCCTATTCGACCCCAGACTCCACCTTCCATGAACCTTACCCAGAGTCCTATCCGACCCCTGCGCCCACCTCAGTTGCGCCCTATCATCTTCCGGCGATCGTTTGGGTGAGCGGAAGAGAGCAACCGAGCGATCGCCCGCTGCCCCGCTTCGCCACGAACATTCCCACCCCTCAAGACACCGCTGCTCTCATCTTTGAAGCCCAACGGGTTGCGGGTGAGCAAGCCCAACAAACCGCCCAAGCCCTCCTACAAGCCCAACGCCTGGTGGCGGAGCAGCAACCAACGGAAATCCACGTTAACGTCAATCTTTGGAAGCGCTGGGATGACTGGCTCTCCCGTCAAGATACGTGGGCCGTGCTGCTGATCGTGACCTCGCTGGTGGCAATGGCAGGCATCGGCACCTACCTACTCGTCAGCGCGGCTGTGCGCCCTACTCCCGCCCCGCTGATTGTGTCCCCTCAAAGCCAAGGCAGGTAATGCTATGCGACGAATGGTGAAGTATTCTCCGAGTCCCGATGAATCCCGTCCTTCTCTAAATGCTCATCTCGTTACCCCCCGCACGCGCGAGCTGAGCGAAACTGAACTCAACACGGAACTGGAGCGCCTCAAACGCCAACAGCGCGGCGTGAAACTGGCGATCGCGGAAGCCGAGTTAGAAAAAGAGCGCATTAGCCTGACTCAAAAGCGGGTAGAAGTGGGCATTGCCAAGGTTAACCTCGAGTCCACCAAATGTGATTTCCTCGCTGCCGCTCACAAACTCGTGGAAAAACGGGCCAGAGTGGCGATCGCCAGCGATAATGCTCAGTCGGCCCTCAGCGAGTGGAGCATGAACCAGGATGCCATCCGAGAGAAGGTACAAAGCATCCACCTCTCGGTTCAGGAAGCGACCCAAAAGAACGTGGACAAGGAAGATGACCTGCACCTGCGAGGAGTGGTATCTCGCTTCTCTTTACGCTGATGCTCGATGGAGCGGGATGGACCCGAAACACGTTCATGAAACGCCTCGCGATC is drawn from Trichocoleus desertorum ATA4-8-CV12 and contains these coding sequences:
- a CDS encoding WYL domain-containing protein; this translates as MPRKKETLTLSVPPGTKEKLEAIAGRLDLRWGESPSASKLVAAIAQEEVEVGMFRPLIPGQIDALRQSVKLLIDAGCIEAAKSVITILLEQGDLEAPLRQTLLQQLTQSIAAWREQIDQYIAQKQPFWVSYRNSQGTLLEFNARYAEVHFQEKRFYLQIWCEETADVEADIPDLPELWHNRCLRFDRIQDIQPIEGEWRGKLDSIKVYLQFKGWMANAYEPKPGDDENLVIGDVRQVARRVANPFWLIREVSRYWENCEIIAPDALRDRFRQKFQALSALYDV
- a CDS encoding CRISPR-associated protein Csc3 yields the protein MLKRHRLLKQEPEGLDELYFKEIRPTLYELHGAHGQYGSRKGRTLAEHLDSACQFVLTVSKIAKVSEEKRTLILAATAVHDLNKLIEGGGSVKKLARDRSFLKEQLSRAGVDELVKTDDDLELVRRLIESHSGHNNSDGMRFIGEDPQVKDQIKRWSAMLIGGDLFDLGIEEDKRIRKVENELTVAFGRPSRLFKVRLSEDRGYLTSLLLFACEEVLHKHGLHTLAIDPDGQIFEGEAFPEEDLTIEIAKYWQKRIDRVFGSNIEQLITDKSTNGIKVDYQAIQQDPEAALERVDILLAKKYSNYKASKVAESIEKYCRKAGEDAVTHAAKMGLVPISTAEEFAISEGLKAAYVSYRQVKPQLTPNQVWKRISNHMGLSDQQCKALEAFEEQYGRCLFAGKASTRRMNGVQEAIKESFQMRLTKTDETTSTSEVSKSLIEAVRYLLNLPISRKQSFFEELSTYIEANPSQRSSLGSIRAEVSELRKPQMPPETKVQVFSNRLRGGSSGDPVRCADSLAALGYQLMQVGAGFPNAKKKSKSGGEAPVHTYYLHFSLPKGSSSELQGIWRKWLKDTANTNADGGAVKVNELQLYRDNQIAFESDKFEGFSLPKRPEFTFSTVTIPVVWGDVNSSVALLKSLRLALELSLAFDFGFPFILSANLEVKPEWEIFGRVEGLPSALQPLLGSGIYQRQGHLSQQEQKTSITAEEVLERLQCVGKLVISVASLQKKDDCLYDLARAAQRPLNLYHVLLRWILREQDDPNLEIIWTRIREPLTTLLRSLMSEEHDRVSHYLKQAAHIAEVAKLRGSSFRRTSQAEPFSEFIKAVRSRKSHMDWETIFAALVQEYHERLDRIREHGVGATKYEQIKQFYQVLRQLFEDVYHSRPERLLTDSKTLEAAYLFFLQQARQELKAQTQPAQTELETVTK